One stretch of Bacteroidota bacterium DNA includes these proteins:
- a CDS encoding CHRD domain-containing protein encodes MKHQFFSLMVFIVAASALAFAKGPLQKNQGQQGSLGIPQATLMNINNISSWYKNNGESERNPATGNSGLTFPRGTSTAVYSSGLMFGAISTDGIQSGPRVTGHSYNSGFAPGAILGLRTGIVESASDPNVRIWRIRRDYAVADLKQDAAEYFMKSLAVVTAEDILAIRDQYKKDWQEWPASKGAPFYDANNDGIYTPQFETVDGKEVPKVFPQADEPGIAKGDQVIWYVCNDIANGDSPWKTKPMGLEQQVTIWGYNSNSKTGNILYKKFKVVYKGTSQTPVGSKLENAYITHWSDYDIGDAGDDFAGCDTLLSLGYGYNSKTLDSEYRKFNLIPPALGYDFLQGPIVPSSGDTAVFDLKKRVGYKNLSMTSFLYFASGDMYTDPPFNFNGSIQWYQMMRGLPPFPQGPPDPAPVNNPVTNKPTGFWYSGDPVLKTGWIDGRINSPGDRRIVQSSGPFTMALGDTQEIVVGVVMAIGDDFLNSITKMKENDRYVQFMYNSLFELVPPSVSATVTYPNSTNADIALKGVGQAGKFTSLFANIKGTSVQLFDDGTHNDGSAGDGVFANSTSINRSIVPNGIDITFTDSNNKTHSIQNAVENLTTAGSVDVTSAPVIFDNINNNGTVNNGEYVHYTITIKNNTPFTLTGVKGTISTNTEFAKEYSFGSIASGSESAVPNDKFFTFRLPMNYSAPNYNIDLTFSDENGNLWKSSWSFPVVHYASVADSLSNIAANIVGNNDGQVGYVLYEPSIAGQVFDIWYGGNNLTRDWTVVKNLPNSDYASVTANLSALKQIPAITTLPNAKGTGTFTVNDAKDQLTYSISASGLSGSITAAHIHLGSSSANGLPVKTLTFSGTTAAGVWAKNDATDPFADSLFKKLIAGELYVNIHTAANPGGEIRGQISDGMNLRQSVDMTLNPVKPIFSNVENRFSGFSLFIGRAKAGTKSVQQTSPTIGNVLNTPNPENSYRVVDSLLQNFLNPSKIDESTIELQFNNDVNWAIAVPAVTNPIPAQSYYVKVPFAVFKDTVRIFPVVVDKNSDTIWNTTANPTYLGKPLFDNIRGIVDTKDANNNDIRYYSSAFPSFPPTSTVIKARLVNGINHLLTNILFTNEAGNNTAPPSGTKIIFNQYQSIKAGDIKSITLKTLGVSTEQLSVIPHDYSLSQNYPNPFNPSTNIEFALPRQSHVSLKVYDVIGREVATLFSEEKSAGRFSVQWNGKNNNNQLISSGIYFYRLEAGTFVQTKKMILIK; translated from the coding sequence ATGAAGCATCAATTTTTCTCCCTTATGGTTTTTATTGTTGCTGCATCGGCACTGGCCTTTGCAAAGGGACCGTTGCAAAAAAATCAGGGACAGCAGGGAAGTCTTGGCATTCCTCAAGCAACATTGATGAATATCAATAACATCTCGTCTTGGTACAAAAATAACGGGGAATCCGAACGGAATCCTGCAACCGGAAATTCAGGACTGACGTTTCCGCGCGGGACATCTACCGCTGTCTATAGTTCAGGATTGATGTTTGGTGCAATTTCGACGGACGGAATTCAGTCCGGACCGCGTGTGACCGGTCATAGTTATAATTCCGGATTTGCTCCCGGTGCTATTCTTGGTCTCCGCACTGGTATTGTTGAAAGCGCAAGCGATCCTAATGTCCGTATCTGGAGGATTCGCCGGGACTATGCCGTTGCAGATTTAAAACAAGATGCAGCGGAATATTTTATGAAATCGTTAGCAGTAGTAACTGCGGAAGATATTCTTGCAATACGAGATCAATATAAAAAGGATTGGCAGGAATGGCCTGCATCAAAAGGAGCTCCATTTTATGATGCGAATAACGATGGAATCTATACGCCGCAATTTGAAACAGTAGACGGAAAAGAAGTTCCAAAAGTGTTTCCGCAAGCAGATGAACCGGGTATTGCCAAAGGAGATCAGGTGATTTGGTATGTTTGTAATGATATTGCAAATGGCGATTCACCGTGGAAAACAAAACCGATGGGTCTAGAACAGCAGGTAACAATTTGGGGATACAACTCTAACAGCAAGACCGGAAATATCCTCTATAAAAAATTTAAAGTAGTTTATAAAGGAACCTCACAAACTCCAGTCGGGTCGAAATTGGAAAATGCGTATATAACCCACTGGTCAGACTATGATATTGGAGATGCAGGAGATGATTTTGCAGGATGTGATACACTGCTCAGTCTTGGATATGGATATAATTCCAAAACGCTCGATAGTGAATACCGCAAGTTTAATCTGATTCCTCCGGCTCTTGGCTATGACTTTCTGCAGGGCCCTATCGTGCCATCAAGTGGTGACACAGCGGTGTTTGATTTGAAGAAACGTGTGGGATATAAAAATTTGTCGATGACTTCGTTCCTTTATTTTGCGTCAGGGGACATGTATACCGATCCGCCATTTAATTTTAACGGGTCAATTCAATGGTACCAAATGATGCGAGGTTTACCACCGTTTCCTCAGGGACCTCCGGATCCGGCACCGGTGAACAATCCTGTAACAAACAAACCGACTGGTTTCTGGTATTCAGGCGATCCTGTTCTAAAAACAGGATGGATCGATGGTCGAATTAATTCTCCGGGTGATAGAAGAATCGTGCAGTCGAGCGGTCCTTTCACCATGGCGCTTGGTGATACACAAGAAATTGTTGTCGGTGTTGTGATGGCAATCGGGGATGATTTTCTGAACAGCATTACAAAGATGAAAGAAAATGATCGATACGTTCAATTCATGTATAACTCGTTATTTGAATTAGTTCCTCCTTCAGTAAGCGCAACAGTGACGTATCCGAATTCTACCAATGCCGATATTGCATTAAAGGGGGTCGGACAAGCAGGAAAATTTACTTCGCTCTTTGCAAATATTAAAGGAACATCGGTTCAGTTATTCGACGATGGAACGCATAATGATGGCAGTGCAGGTGACGGAGTGTTTGCAAATTCAACATCGATCAATCGATCAATTGTTCCGAATGGAATTGATATTACGTTTACTGACTCGAATAATAAGACCCATTCCATTCAGAATGCTGTCGAGAATCTTACCACAGCGGGAAGCGTAGACGTAACAAGTGCGCCGGTAATATTTGACAACATAAATAACAACGGCACGGTGAATAATGGTGAATATGTTCACTACACAATAACAATCAAAAATAATACTCCATTTACGCTCACCGGTGTAAAAGGAACCATATCCACCAACACTGAATTTGCAAAAGAATATTCATTTGGATCAATAGCATCAGGAAGCGAATCAGCAGTACCAAATGATAAATTTTTTACTTTTAGATTGCCCATGAATTATTCTGCTCCAAACTACAATATTGATTTAACATTTTCGGATGAGAATGGAAATCTCTGGAAATCTTCATGGTCATTTCCAGTTGTTCACTATGCGTCGGTTGCCGATTCGTTATCCAACATCGCCGCCAATATTGTCGGCAATAATGATGGTCAAGTAGGATATGTTCTGTACGAACCATCAATCGCCGGACAGGTGTTTGATATCTGGTATGGCGGGAATAATCTGACGAGAGATTGGACAGTAGTCAAAAATTTACCGAATTCGGATTATGCTTCGGTTACGGCAAATCTTTCTGCATTAAAACAAATTCCGGCAATAACAACGTTGCCAAATGCAAAAGGGACCGGAACGTTTACAGTGAATGATGCAAAAGATCAGTTAACATATTCCATTAGCGCGTCAGGGTTATCCGGGTCAATCACAGCTGCACATATTCATCTCGGCTCATCATCCGCAAATGGTCTTCCGGTAAAGACACTCACATTTTCAGGAACAACTGCCGCGGGTGTTTGGGCGAAAAACGATGCCACTGATCCATTCGCGGATTCTCTCTTTAAGAAGTTGATTGCGGGTGAACTCTACGTGAATATTCATACAGCGGCAAATCCCGGCGGTGAGATTCGCGGACAAATTTCTGATGGAATGAATCTTCGGCAATCTGTCGATATGACGCTCAATCCGGTAAAACCCATTTTTTCAAACGTGGAAAATAGATTTTCAGGATTTTCATTATTTATCGGCCGTGCGAAAGCCGGAACAAAATCTGTTCAACAGACATCGCCAACAATAGGGAACGTCTTAAATACACCAAATCCGGAAAATTCATATCGAGTCGTTGATTCTCTATTGCAAAATTTTTTGAATCCATCAAAAATTGATGAATCAACCATTGAACTTCAGTTTAATAATGACGTGAACTGGGCAATCGCCGTACCAGCAGTTACGAATCCAATTCCGGCACAGTCGTATTATGTAAAGGTTCCCTTTGCAGTATTTAAAGATACAGTCCGCATTTTTCCGGTTGTTGTCGATAAAAACAGCGACACAATCTGGAACACCACTGCAAATCCCACATACTTAGGCAAACCTTTGTTTGATAACATCCGTGGAATTGTGGACACAAAAGATGCAAATAATAACGATATCAGATATTATTCTTCTGCGTTCCCATCATTTCCACCTACATCGACTGTTATTAAAGCACGATTGGTTAATGGTATTAACCATCTTCTGACGAATATTCTTTTTACAAATGAAGCAGGAAACAATACTGCACCTCCAAGCGGAACAAAGATCATTTTTAATCAATATCAATCGATCAAAGCCGGGGATATTAAATCTATTACATTGAAAACACTCGGTGTTTCAACAGAACAGCTTTCCGTTATTCCGCACGATTATTCTCTGTCGCAGAATTATCCGAATCCTTTCAATCCGTCGACGAATATCGAATTCGCTTTACCGAGACAATCGCATGTTTCTTTGAAGGTGTACGATGTCATCGGACGAGAGGTCGCAACATTATTTAGTGAAGAAAAATCTGCTGGACGATTCTCTGTGCAATGGAACGGAAAGAATAATAATAATCAGTTAATTTCAAGCGGGATATATTTCTACCGATTGGAAGCTGGAACTTTTGTGCAGACTAAAAAAATGATTTTGATTAAATAA
- a CDS encoding carbon starvation CstA family protein — MNAFPFLLGALCVMVIMYRYYSAFISAKIIAFDDSRITPAHQFNDGQNYYPTNKWVLFGHHFAAISGAGPLIGPVLAAQFGFLPGFLWLLIGVVISGAVHDFTVLALSIRRNGKSLAEIARKEVSPLAGTIASIAILFIIIIALAGLGMAVTNALHESSWGTFTIAMTIPLALFVGWYMNSFRKGKIAEASYIGVFGVLLCVFLGGYIPNSFLGPYFSLSRTEIINWMAAYGFLASILPVWLLLAPRDYLSSYMKIGTVTGLVIGVFIVMPDLKMPMVTMFAEGGGPIIPGKLYPFVFVTIACGAISGFHSLIASGTTPKMINKESDARFIGYGAMLIEGLVGIIALIAACSLHPEDYFAINVLPEKFATLNMTPVNLEELAREVGETIAGRPGGAVSLAVGFAQIFSAIPGMKSLMSYWYHFAIMFEALFILTTIDAGTRVGRFLVQEFLGKFHKPFERTNWWPGAIISTGLVVLAWAYFIHTGNVSTIWPMFGVANQLLAVVALSVVSTAIVNAGKQKYVWVSGIPLLFVSITTLTAGVLNILDNFWPLTKDPATATQGYVNSILTTIIILCAIIILVDAVRKWYRVLVKKEYIIDGKKVDGSTPGFVPPGYGLG, encoded by the coding sequence ATGAATGCCTTCCCATTTCTCCTTGGTGCGTTGTGTGTTATGGTGATCATGTATCGCTATTACAGCGCATTCATTTCTGCAAAGATCATCGCCTTCGACGATTCGCGCATTACGCCGGCGCATCAATTTAATGATGGACAAAACTATTACCCGACGAATAAATGGGTCTTGTTTGGGCACCATTTTGCCGCCATTTCTGGAGCGGGTCCACTCATCGGTCCGGTGTTGGCTGCACAATTCGGATTTCTCCCCGGATTTCTCTGGCTGTTAATCGGCGTGGTAATCAGCGGTGCGGTACACGATTTCACTGTGCTTGCATTATCCATTCGCCGCAACGGAAAATCACTGGCTGAAATTGCTCGGAAAGAGGTGAGTCCCCTTGCTGGTACCATCGCCTCCATTGCAATTCTATTTATCATTATCATTGCACTTGCCGGACTCGGCATGGCAGTGACCAACGCATTGCATGAAAGCTCGTGGGGGACATTCACTATTGCTATGACCATTCCACTTGCACTGTTTGTTGGATGGTACATGAATAGTTTCCGCAAAGGGAAAATTGCTGAAGCCAGTTATATCGGCGTCTTTGGTGTATTGCTCTGCGTCTTTCTTGGCGGATATATTCCCAATTCGTTTCTTGGACCATATTTTTCGCTTTCCCGCACGGAGATCATTAATTGGATGGCGGCATACGGATTCCTTGCTTCCATTTTACCGGTGTGGCTTTTACTGGCACCGCGGGATTATCTCAGTTCTTACATGAAGATCGGTACTGTAACAGGACTCGTGATCGGTGTCTTCATTGTCATGCCAGACCTGAAGATGCCGATGGTGACTATGTTTGCTGAAGGCGGTGGTCCGATCATTCCCGGAAAATTATATCCGTTTGTATTTGTAACAATTGCGTGCGGAGCAATTTCAGGTTTTCATTCATTGATCGCTTCAGGAACAACCCCGAAGATGATCAATAAGGAATCAGACGCCCGCTTTATTGGCTACGGCGCAATGCTTATCGAAGGATTAGTCGGCATCATTGCATTAATCGCCGCTTGCTCGCTGCATCCTGAAGATTATTTTGCGATTAATGTTCTTCCCGAAAAATTTGCAACACTCAATATGACTCCTGTCAATCTTGAGGAACTTGCTCGAGAAGTGGGAGAGACAATCGCCGGCAGGCCGGGAGGAGCAGTCTCTCTTGCAGTCGGTTTTGCACAAATATTTTCCGCAATCCCCGGAATGAAAAGTTTAATGTCCTACTGGTACCATTTTGCGATTATGTTTGAAGCACTCTTCATCCTCACCACCATTGATGCCGGCACTCGTGTTGGAAGATTCTTGGTTCAGGAATTTTTGGGAAAATTTCATAAACCGTTCGAGAGGACGAATTGGTGGCCAGGCGCAATAATCTCAACAGGTCTTGTTGTGCTAGCATGGGCATATTTTATTCATACGGGAAATGTCAGTACCATCTGGCCGATGTTCGGTGTAGCAAATCAATTGCTTGCCGTTGTAGCATTGTCTGTTGTTAGCACAGCTATCGTCAATGCAGGGAAACAAAAGTATGTTTGGGTTTCAGGTATTCCGCTCCTGTTTGTCTCTATTACTACGCTGACCGCCGGAGTGCTGAACATTTTGGATAATTTCTGGCCGCTGACAAAGGATCCTGCCACAGCAACACAGGGTTACGTAAATAGTATACTGACAACAATTATCATCCTCTGTGCCATCATCATTCTTGTTGATGCGGTACGGAAATGGTACCGTGTTCTGGTCAAAAAGGAATATATCATCGACGGCAAAAAAGTCGACGGCTCTACACCCGGTTTCGTTCCTCCCGGATACGGATTGGGGTGA
- a CDS encoding T9SS type A sorting domain-containing protein, with amino-acid sequence MIYRFLSKRIILLIVGISELLCAWGLEGHRVINLNGARSLPLSMLRFHDVDYYFGDHASDVDRRKVREDEETYRQFIELERYPEFYNKSMPVTLLELQKKYGNESVRQNGYLPYLVLEMYDSLQRRMKRGDWNGTMSVAADLGHYIGDITMPLNTTINYDGQLTKNYGIKWRYEIEMMNRYYNQINFKWTDPKKFENPKTDPISRIMTLLGKSHVKVTNIMRADSAAFRLAKRNYNSTYYSSLWKEVNKFTNELMQDGADLYTTLLYNAWLNAGGIKISWSDEQKNKRSTYESEPEHLEQNFPNPFNPKTTIKYTIKESFYIKLSIFNLFGQELDVLVDGKQGEGRYEYVFNGEHIPGGVYFIRLQINDKTEARKMILAK; translated from the coding sequence ATGATATACCGTTTTTTATCTAAACGGATCATCCTCCTGATCGTCGGGATCAGCGAATTACTTTGTGCATGGGGTCTGGAAGGGCACCGCGTCATTAATCTGAACGGTGCTCGCTCACTTCCTCTTTCAATGCTTCGGTTCCATGATGTGGATTATTATTTCGGTGACCACGCAAGCGATGTGGACAGACGAAAAGTCCGCGAGGATGAAGAAACGTATCGACAATTCATCGAATTGGAACGCTACCCGGAATTCTATAACAAATCCATGCCTGTTACACTGCTTGAACTTCAAAAAAAATATGGAAATGAATCCGTTCGGCAAAATGGATATTTGCCATATCTTGTGTTGGAAATGTACGATTCACTACAGCGAAGGATGAAAAGGGGAGATTGGAACGGGACGATGAGTGTAGCAGCTGATCTTGGTCATTATATCGGGGATATAACCATGCCGCTGAACACCACAATAAATTATGATGGTCAATTAACGAAGAATTATGGGATAAAATGGCGCTACGAGATTGAAATGATGAACCGTTATTATAACCAAATCAATTTTAAGTGGACCGATCCGAAAAAATTTGAAAATCCCAAAACTGACCCGATAAGCAGAATCATGACACTGCTTGGGAAATCTCATGTAAAAGTAACGAATATCATGCGAGCGGACAGTGCAGCATTTCGTCTAGCAAAAAGAAATTATAATAGTACATACTATTCTTCGTTATGGAAAGAGGTCAATAAATTCACCAATGAGTTGATGCAGGATGGTGCGGATCTCTACACAACTCTTCTTTATAATGCATGGCTCAACGCCGGTGGAATAAAAATCAGTTGGTCAGACGAACAAAAAAACAAGCGTTCAACATATGAATCCGAACCTGAACATCTTGAACAAAATTTTCCCAATCCGTTTAATCCGAAGACGACTATTAAATATACTATCAAAGAGAGCTTCTATATTAAACTATCCATATTTAATCTCTTTGGACAAGAGTTGGATGTTTTGGTGGACGGAAAACAGGGTGAAGGAAGATATGAATATGTCTTTAATGGAGAACATATTCCCGGCGGTGTTTATTTTATTCGATTACAAATAAATGACAAAACAGAAGCGCGAAAAATGATCCTCGCAAAATAA
- a CDS encoding sigma 54-interacting transcriptional regulator, whose translation MKNSLLLLLFCILIPSGLRSEESRYVTIVLTAHDIEQCGGWPIARRWYGNIIQKLETAGAGRIFIDIAFVTRDPLHPESDEYLFEILQQNDNVFLLSPSSQKNGSTVVILGNKEIPASRTFSPFSTGFDFVEQLPILKDTTVLASALLHNTGRNLLNSIVQFPAQGIQPDHHFLEILQQEIQLHGKDVIVYIDYPGVTSYVVSPSGAKIVTSLLQVWTAKKISSGDSSRLLELWHYAVVIFFCLFPTGWYGIKKRYLFGTMTSTVCFVCSILVLTLFHFFVPFWYVAVTGGWVAASLLIIGMVFTFQANKENPKSVGTEIPDEKKEELESLRYQLKYYEQLSQQFPPEHDVLTSESANIVYHPHSPLVELLKKGAQIAESNMPVLLSGESGTGKEKLAQFIHQKSPRHSAPFIAVNCSSLNDGLIESELFGHEQGSFTGAIKTKIGRFELASGGTLFLDEIGETTPSFQAKVLRVIQENVFERVGGTKEIRIDVRIIAATNKNLKELAKKGQFREDLFYRLHGFELEIPSLRERTEDIEALFKHFLYEQDPSLSYSTQLISWLKEQRWQGNVRQLQSATQRSVLNARMHDRTFIIPKDFELGTQSTVDQTSEGKEIAQKVLEGLRTHQFDHKSIAKVSADLLLHRSTVTEYFRGWVIHFLLLCRESKQQFLQGLHGGTSIADQDRFEERIDAYVEYIQSNITEGLSVGETKEEIVSKRFRKLPIPFRGDLIQLIEQHRLSKR comes from the coding sequence ATGAAGAATTCACTCTTATTATTGCTCTTCTGTATTTTGATACCATCCGGGTTGCGGTCTGAAGAGTCGCGCTATGTAACGATAGTACTGACAGCACACGATATTGAACAATGCGGCGGCTGGCCGATTGCACGGCGTTGGTACGGAAACATCATTCAAAAATTAGAAACTGCAGGAGCAGGAAGAATATTCATCGATATTGCTTTTGTTACTAGAGATCCGCTCCATCCCGAATCGGATGAATATTTGTTTGAGATTTTACAACAGAATGATAATGTATTTCTGTTATCCCCTTCTTCCCAAAAAAATGGATCGACGGTTGTTATTTTGGGCAACAAAGAAATTCCTGCATCCAGGACATTTTCTCCATTCTCAACAGGATTCGATTTCGTGGAACAACTTCCAATCCTCAAAGATACTACCGTTCTTGCTTCAGCGCTACTTCACAACACCGGAAGAAACCTTCTAAACAGTATCGTTCAATTTCCTGCGCAGGGCATTCAACCTGACCATCATTTTTTAGAGATACTTCAGCAAGAGATTCAACTTCATGGCAAAGATGTTATTGTGTATATCGACTATCCCGGTGTCACATCGTATGTCGTTTCGCCGTCGGGCGCAAAAATTGTGACATCTCTTTTACAGGTGTGGACAGCAAAAAAGATCTCATCAGGCGATAGTTCAAGATTATTGGAATTGTGGCATTACGCTGTTGTCATTTTCTTTTGTTTGTTTCCGACTGGATGGTATGGAATTAAAAAAAGATATCTGTTTGGTACAATGACTTCTACAGTCTGCTTTGTCTGTTCCATTCTTGTTCTCACGTTGTTTCATTTTTTTGTACCGTTCTGGTATGTTGCTGTAACGGGTGGATGGGTTGCTGCGTCGTTATTGATCATCGGTATGGTATTCACATTTCAGGCAAACAAAGAGAATCCAAAATCTGTCGGTACAGAAATACCTGATGAAAAAAAGGAAGAGTTGGAGTCCTTACGATATCAATTGAAATATTACGAACAACTTTCGCAACAATTTCCGCCGGAGCACGATGTATTAACATCGGAGAGTGCAAACATTGTATATCATCCCCATTCACCGCTGGTTGAACTTCTTAAAAAAGGAGCACAGATCGCAGAATCGAATATGCCTGTACTCCTTTCCGGGGAATCGGGGACAGGGAAAGAGAAACTCGCACAGTTCATTCATCAAAAATCACCACGGCATTCGGCGCCGTTTATCGCTGTGAATTGTTCTTCGCTGAACGACGGATTGATCGAATCCGAATTGTTTGGCCACGAACAAGGATCGTTCACCGGAGCGATCAAAACAAAGATTGGTCGATTTGAACTTGCCAGCGGCGGAACATTATTCCTTGATGAGATTGGTGAAACGACCCCTTCATTTCAAGCAAAGGTTTTGCGGGTAATTCAGGAAAATGTGTTTGAAAGGGTTGGGGGGACAAAAGAAATCCGAATTGACGTCCGCATTATTGCTGCAACAAACAAAAATCTTAAAGAGCTTGCAAAGAAAGGACAGTTTCGCGAAGATCTATTCTATCGTCTCCATGGATTTGAATTGGAAATTCCGTCACTCCGCGAACGCACTGAAGATATTGAAGCGTTGTTCAAACATTTCCTGTATGAACAGGATCCGTCACTTTCCTATTCAACTCAATTGATTAGCTGGTTGAAGGAACAACGGTGGCAGGGAAATGTTCGACAATTGCAGTCGGCAACACAGCGGTCAGTGTTGAATGCCAGGATGCACGACAGAACATTTATTATTCCAAAAGATTTTGAATTGGGGACGCAATCCACCGTAGACCAGACGAGCGAAGGGAAGGAGATCGCGCAAAAAGTCTTGGAAGGATTACGGACACATCAATTTGATCACAAAAGCATCGCGAAAGTTTCTGCCGATCTGTTGCTGCATCGAAGCACGGTTACGGAATATTTCCGCGGATGGGTGATTCATTTTCTTTTACTCTGTCGGGAATCGAAGCAACAATTTCTTCAAGGACTGCATGGGGGAACATCGATTGCAGATCAAGATCGATTTGAAGAGCGAATCGATGCCTATGTGGAGTATATCCAATCAAATATTACAGAAGGTCTTTCAGTCGGAGAAACAAAAGAAGAGATCGTGTCAAAACGATTTCGGAAACTGCCGATTCCGTTTCGCGGGGATCTAATTCAATTGATTGAACAACATCGGCTATCGAAGAGATAA